The following are encoded together in the Bradyrhizobium algeriense genome:
- the rpmI gene encoding 50S ribosomal protein L35 — protein sequence MPKLKTKSGAKKRFKVTATGKVMHAQRGKRHGMIKRTKKQIRQLRGTRVLFKTDGDNVKKYFLPNA from the coding sequence ATGCCCAAGCTGAAGACCAAGTCAGGCGCTAAAAAGCGCTTCAAGGTGACTGCCACCGGCAAAGTGATGCACGCCCAGCGCGGCAAGCGCCACGGCATGATCAAGCGGACCAAGAAGCAGATTCGTCAGCTCCGCGGCACCCGCGTGCTGTTCAAGACCGACGGCGACAACGTCAAGAAGTACTTCTTGCCGAACGCCTGA
- the rplT gene encoding 50S ribosomal protein L20 has protein sequence MSRVKRGVTSHARHKKVYKAAKGFRGRRKNTIRAAKAAVEKAGQYAFRDRKRKKRTFRALWIQRINAAVRPFGMTYSVFINGLSKSGITVDRKVLSDLAITEPAAFQAIAEKAKAALAA, from the coding sequence ATGTCTCGCGTCAAACGCGGTGTGACCTCTCACGCCAGGCACAAGAAAGTCTACAAGGCCGCCAAGGGTTTCCGCGGCCGCCGCAAGAACACCATTCGCGCCGCCAAGGCTGCGGTCGAGAAGGCCGGGCAATACGCCTTCCGTGACCGCAAGCGCAAGAAGCGCACCTTCCGCGCGCTCTGGATCCAGCGCATCAATGCCGCCGTGCGCCCGTTCGGCATGACCTACAGCGTCTTTATCAACGGTCTGTCGAAGTCGGGCATCACGGTCGACCGCAAGGTGCTGTCGGATCTCGCCATCACCGAGCCGGCGGCGTTCCAGGCGATCGCCGAGAAGGCCAAGGCCGCGCTCGCGGCGTAA
- the pheS gene encoding phenylalanine--tRNA ligase subunit alpha has protein sequence MTDLAQLESQILADVAAAGDEAALEAVRVAALGKKGSISALLATLGKMSPDERKTQGAAINLAKDKVTQALSARRDILKSAALDARLASETIDVTLPLREAPAEAGRIHPLSQVFEEVNTIFADMGFAIAEGPDIETDDYNFTKLNFPEGHPAREMHDTFFFNPKEDGSRMLLRTHTSPVQVRTMLSQQPPIRVVCPGRTYRIDSDATHTPQFHQVEGLVIDKGSHLGHLKWILHEFCKAFFEVDHINMRFRPSFFPFTEPSLEVDIQCRRDKGEIRFGEGEDWLEILGCGMVHPNVLRACNIDPDVYQGFAWGMGLDRIAMLKYGIADLRQLFDSDVRWLNHYGFKPLDVPTLAGGLST, from the coding sequence ATGACCGACCTAGCTCAACTCGAATCCCAGATTCTCGCCGATGTCGCCGCCGCCGGCGATGAAGCCGCCCTCGAAGCCGTCCGCGTCGCAGCGCTCGGCAAGAAAGGCTCGATCTCGGCTTTGCTCGCCACGCTCGGCAAGATGTCGCCGGACGAACGGAAGACGCAAGGCGCCGCCATCAATCTCGCCAAGGACAAGGTCACCCAGGCGCTTTCCGCGCGCCGCGACATCCTGAAATCGGCGGCGCTCGATGCCCGGCTTGCTTCGGAAACCATCGACGTCACGCTGCCGCTGCGCGAGGCGCCCGCGGAAGCCGGCCGCATCCATCCGCTGAGCCAGGTGTTCGAAGAGGTCAACACGATCTTCGCCGACATGGGATTTGCGATTGCCGAAGGTCCCGATATCGAGACCGACGATTACAACTTCACAAAACTGAATTTCCCCGAGGGCCATCCGGCGCGGGAAATGCACGACACCTTCTTCTTCAACCCGAAGGAGGATGGCTCGCGCATGCTGTTGCGCACGCATACGTCGCCGGTGCAGGTGCGCACGATGCTGAGCCAGCAGCCGCCGATCCGCGTGGTCTGCCCGGGCCGCACCTATCGCATCGATTCGGATGCGACGCATACGCCGCAGTTCCACCAGGTCGAGGGCCTCGTCATCGACAAGGGTTCGCATCTCGGCCACCTCAAATGGATCCTGCACGAGTTCTGCAAGGCGTTCTTCGAGGTCGACCACATCAACATGCGGTTCCGCCCGTCGTTCTTCCCGTTCACCGAGCCCTCGCTCGAGGTCGACATCCAGTGCCGGCGTGACAAGGGCGAGATCCGTTTCGGCGAAGGCGAGGACTGGCTCGAGATTCTCGGCTGCGGCATGGTGCACCCGAACGTGCTGCGCGCCTGCAACATCGATCCCGACGTCTATCAGGGCTTCGCCTGGGGCATGGGCCTCGACCGCATCGCGATGCTGAAATACGGCATCGCCGATCTCAGGCAATTGTTCGACAGCGACGTCCGCTGGCTCAATCACTACGGCTTCAAGCCGCTCGACGTCCCGACGCTCGCGGGGGGATTGAGCACGTGA
- the pheT gene encoding phenylalanine--tRNA ligase subunit beta → MKFTFSWLKEHLDTDEPLEKLADKLTMIGLEVENIEDKAKALAPFSIARVISAEQHPNADRLRVCMVDTGDGGAPVQVVCGAPNARAGLVSVFSPPGTFIPGKNITLGVGTIRGVESRGMLCSAAELEISEDHDGIMELPADAPIGKGYAEWAGLGDPVLEINLTPNRQDCTGVHGIARDLSAADMGKLIDPGIKPVKGEFPCPVKVTVEDATLCPGFALRLVRGVKNGPSPEWLQKRLTSIGLRPINALVDITNFMTYDRARPLHVFDARKVNGNLTVRRAKQGESLLALDGRTYTLDPAICVIADEHGVESLAGIMGGETSGCDENTTDVLIESALWNEINIAQTGRKLGINSDARYRFERGVDPAFMVPGLELATKLVIELCGGTPSENVVVGNAFGEDRIIDFPLSEVKRLAGIEVSLVEMRRILSHLGFMVAGSGPVVKVAVPSWRTDVHGKADIVEEIVRIVGVDKVPMTSFERGDDARKPVLTTIQNRTRRAKRALAVRGMVEAVTWSFISKPHAELFGGGQAELALANPIASDLSDMRSSLLPGLVAAAQANANRGYQDVALFEVGQIFKGDKPENQFVAASGVRHGFASSKGMGRHWSGSAMTDALDAKADAFAVLAAAGAPMQALQVVQGGASWLHPGRSGTIQIGPQNVLGYFGELHPRTLEALCADGPLMAFEVILDRIPDAKKKPTRAKPPLELSAFQPVSRDFAFIVDRGVKAGDIVRAAQGVDKKLITDVTVFDVYEGKGIDPNKKSIAIAVTIQPREKTLTDQEIDAVATKIVAEVTKKTGGTLRA, encoded by the coding sequence ATGAAATTCACGTTCTCCTGGCTGAAGGAACATCTCGACACCGACGAGCCGCTGGAAAAGCTTGCCGACAAGCTCACCATGATCGGGCTCGAGGTCGAGAACATCGAGGACAAGGCGAAGGCGCTGGCGCCGTTTTCGATTGCGCGGGTGATTTCCGCCGAGCAGCATCCGAATGCGGATCGCCTGCGGGTGTGCATGGTCGATACCGGCGACGGCGGCGCACCGGTGCAGGTGGTATGCGGAGCACCGAATGCACGCGCCGGCCTCGTCAGCGTCTTTTCGCCGCCCGGCACGTTCATCCCCGGCAAGAACATCACGCTCGGCGTCGGCACCATCAGGGGCGTCGAGAGCCGCGGCATGCTGTGCTCGGCGGCTGAGCTCGAGATTTCCGAGGATCATGACGGCATCATGGAATTGCCGGCGGATGCGCCCATCGGCAAGGGCTATGCCGAATGGGCAGGCCTCGGCGATCCCGTGCTCGAAATCAATCTGACGCCGAACCGCCAGGACTGCACCGGCGTGCACGGCATCGCGCGCGATCTCTCCGCCGCCGACATGGGCAAGCTCATCGATCCCGGTATCAAACCGGTCAAGGGCGAATTTCCCTGCCCGGTGAAGGTGACGGTGGAAGACGCCACGTTGTGTCCGGGCTTCGCGCTACGGCTGGTGCGCGGCGTCAAGAATGGCCCCTCCCCCGAGTGGCTGCAGAAGCGGCTGACGTCGATCGGATTGCGGCCGATCAACGCGCTGGTCGACATCACCAATTTCATGACTTACGACCGCGCCCGGCCGCTCCACGTGTTCGACGCCAGGAAGGTGAACGGCAATCTCACCGTGCGCCGGGCCAAGCAAGGCGAAAGCCTGCTGGCGCTCGACGGCCGCACCTACACGCTCGATCCCGCGATCTGCGTAATCGCGGACGAGCACGGCGTCGAATCGCTGGCCGGCATCATGGGCGGCGAGACGTCCGGCTGCGACGAGAACACGACCGACGTGCTGATCGAATCGGCTTTATGGAACGAGATCAACATCGCTCAGACCGGCCGCAAGCTCGGCATCAATTCGGATGCGCGTTATCGGTTCGAGCGCGGCGTCGATCCGGCCTTCATGGTGCCGGGGCTCGAGCTTGCGACCAAACTCGTCATCGAGCTCTGCGGCGGCACGCCATCGGAGAACGTGGTCGTCGGTAACGCCTTCGGCGAGGACCGCATCATCGACTTCCCGCTGAGCGAGGTCAAACGTCTGGCGGGAATCGAAGTGTCGCTGGTCGAGATGCGGCGCATCCTAAGCCATCTCGGCTTCATGGTCGCCGGCAGCGGCCCGGTGGTGAAGGTCGCTGTCCCCTCGTGGCGCACCGATGTGCACGGCAAGGCCGACATCGTCGAGGAGATCGTGCGCATCGTCGGCGTCGACAAAGTGCCGATGACATCGTTCGAACGCGGCGACGACGCCCGCAAGCCGGTGCTGACCACGATCCAGAACCGCACCCGCCGCGCCAAGCGCGCGCTGGCGGTGCGCGGTATGGTGGAGGCGGTGACCTGGTCGTTCATTTCCAAACCGCATGCCGAATTGTTCGGCGGCGGACAGGCTGAGCTCGCGCTCGCGAACCCGATCGCCTCCGACCTCTCCGACATGCGGTCGAGCCTGCTGCCGGGCCTCGTCGCCGCGGCGCAGGCCAACGCCAACCGCGGTTATCAGGACGTCGCGCTGTTCGAGGTCGGCCAGATCTTCAAGGGCGACAAGCCCGAGAACCAGTTCGTTGCGGCCTCAGGCGTGCGCCACGGCTTTGCGTCCTCGAAAGGCATGGGTCGTCATTGGTCGGGCTCTGCCATGACCGATGCGCTCGATGCCAAGGCCGATGCGTTCGCCGTGCTCGCGGCCGCCGGCGCGCCGATGCAGGCGCTGCAGGTCGTGCAGGGCGGCGCGAGCTGGCTGCATCCCGGGCGCTCCGGCACCATCCAGATCGGCCCGCAGAACGTGCTGGGCTATTTCGGCGAGCTGCATCCGCGCACGCTGGAAGCGCTCTGTGCCGATGGCCCCTTGATGGCGTTCGAAGTCATCCTCGACCGCATTCCCGACGCCAAGAAGAAGCCGACCCGGGCCAAGCCGCCGCTTGAACTCTCCGCCTTCCAGCCGGTGTCGCGCGACTTTGCCTTCATCGTCGATCGCGGCGTAAAGGCCGGCGACATCGTGCGTGCGGCGCAGGGCGTGGATAAGAAGCTGATCACGGATGTGACGGTGTTCGACGTCTACGAAGGCAAGGGCATCGATCCGAACAAGAAGTCGATCGCGATTGCCGTGACGATCCAGCCGCGCGAAAAAACCCTGACGGACCAGGAGATCGATGCAGTGGCGACGAAGATCGTGGCCGAGGTGACGAAGAAGACCGGCGGCACGTTACGGGCATGA
- a CDS encoding sulfite exporter TauE/SafE family protein, giving the protein MNPAALIPADVGINAAIAISAVAFISGTARGFSGFGSALIFMPLASSIADPRLVAALLLIIDFVAAAPLLPGAWQKADRKATAIMVTGALIGVPIGTYFLSRLEPVTTRWIISGFVFALLLLLLSGWRYRGKDHAAVSVGIGGLSGFCSGLAQTGGPPIVGYWLGRPLPSVIARANILLFFGASDLFSAVSYAAAGLITMNAILFALVVGPVYAVGVWFGASLFGKASETVFRAICYALIAAAVIFGLPALDGVLR; this is encoded by the coding sequence ATGAACCCTGCGGCGCTCATTCCGGCTGACGTCGGCATCAACGCGGCGATCGCGATCTCTGCGGTCGCCTTCATCTCGGGAACGGCGCGAGGATTTTCCGGATTCGGTTCGGCGCTGATCTTCATGCCGCTCGCCAGCTCCATCGCCGACCCGCGGCTCGTGGCCGCGCTGCTCCTGATCATCGATTTCGTCGCCGCCGCGCCGCTGCTGCCGGGCGCGTGGCAAAAGGCCGATCGCAAGGCGACCGCCATCATGGTGACAGGCGCGCTGATCGGCGTCCCGATCGGCACCTATTTCCTCAGCCGGCTCGAACCCGTGACGACGCGCTGGATCATTTCCGGCTTCGTCTTCGCACTGCTGTTGCTGTTGCTGTCGGGCTGGCGCTACCGCGGCAAGGACCACGCGGCGGTCTCGGTCGGCATCGGCGGGCTATCCGGCTTTTGCAGCGGGCTCGCCCAGACCGGCGGCCCGCCGATCGTCGGCTACTGGCTCGGCCGCCCGCTTCCGTCCGTGATCGCCCGCGCCAATATCCTGCTGTTCTTCGGCGCGTCGGATCTCTTTTCCGCCGTCAGCTACGCCGCGGCCGGACTGATCACGATGAATGCGATCCTTTTCGCGCTCGTGGTCGGCCCGGTCTATGCCGTCGGCGTCTGGTTCGGCGCCTCGCTGTTCGGCAAAGCCAGCGAAACCGTATTCCGCGCGATCTGCTACGCGCTGATCGCGGCGGCCGTTATCTTCGGCCTGCCGGCGCTGGATGGCGTGCTGCGCTGA
- a CDS encoding ATP-binding protein, with translation MARPKALISWSSGKDSAFALSEVMRAGEFDVVGALTTVTETFGRVSIHGVRQEILQAQCEAARLPQRIVPIPYPCPNEIYETRMGEAIAQAVADGITHMIFGDLFLRDIRAYREQKLAGTGITPVFPLWERPTAELAQAMIASGLEAHIATVDLKQLPAAFAGRAFDAALLADLPEGVDACGENGEFHTCVVAGPMFSRRLMVTTGERVERDGYAYCDLVMG, from the coding sequence ATGGCACGCCCGAAAGCACTGATCTCCTGGTCGAGCGGCAAGGATTCGGCCTTTGCGCTGTCTGAAGTGATGCGCGCGGGCGAGTTCGATGTGGTCGGTGCGCTGACCACGGTGACCGAGACGTTCGGCCGGGTATCGATCCACGGTGTGCGGCAGGAGATACTGCAGGCGCAATGCGAAGCCGCTCGTTTGCCACAGCGGATCGTGCCGATCCCCTATCCCTGTCCGAACGAGATCTACGAGACGCGGATGGGCGAGGCGATCGCGCAGGCCGTCGCTGACGGCATCACGCACATGATCTTCGGCGATCTTTTTCTCAGAGATATCCGCGCCTATCGCGAACAGAAACTCGCGGGCACCGGCATCACGCCGGTGTTTCCGCTGTGGGAACGGCCGACGGCGGAACTGGCGCAGGCGATGATCGCAAGCGGGCTGGAGGCGCATATCGCCACCGTCGATCTGAAGCAGTTGCCGGCGGCGTTTGCCGGCCGCGCATTCGATGCGGCCTTGCTGGCCGATTTGCCCGAAGGCGTCGACGCTTGCGGCGAGAACGGTGAGTTTCACACCTGCGTGGTGGCGGGGCCGATGTTTTCGCGGCGGCTTATGGTCACGACAGGCGAACGCGTCGAGCGCGACGGTTATGCGTATTGCGATCTGGTGATGGGTTAA
- a CDS encoding flavin monoamine oxidase family protein — protein sequence MTMTRRTFLSASAGLAAIPVFCGGRAGAAPLPREADVVVIGAGAAGIAAARRIMAANRKVIVVEAASQIGGRCQTDSSTFEVPFDRGARWMHNPETNPMIKLARAAGLEITTAPSGQKIRIGRRNARAGETEQFLAALVRANRAIDDAARRFDVSCASVLPKDLGDWADTVEFVLGASFAGKDLKDVSVGDKARAQDRNTAIGCRQGLGTLIAKLGEQVPLSLSTPANRIVWSNRDVSVETPAGRITARAAVVTASTNVLAAGNIKFAPDIPKRMLDAASKLSLGSYDRIALQMAGNPLGLARDDVVIEQSNSTKTALISANIGGSSLCTIDVGGSFGRDLSAQGEKAMVAFAVEWLTKLYGSEAAAAVKKSSATRWNAAPFALGAMSAAGPGGQSSRKALAEPFGCIYLAGEATHETLWGTIDGAWESGERAAESALRRIGALKDPEPEARPAKQRRRGQGSSIN from the coding sequence ATGACAATGACCCGCCGCACCTTCCTGTCGGCGTCCGCTGGTCTGGCAGCTATTCCGGTTTTTTGCGGGGGGCGTGCGGGGGCCGCGCCGCTGCCGCGGGAAGCTGACGTTGTGGTGATCGGCGCGGGTGCGGCCGGCATTGCTGCGGCGCGGCGGATCATGGCGGCGAACCGCAAGGTGATCGTGGTGGAGGCGGCGAGCCAGATCGGCGGCCGCTGCCAGACTGATAGTTCGACCTTCGAGGTGCCGTTCGATCGCGGCGCGCGCTGGATGCACAATCCCGAGACCAATCCGATGATCAAGCTGGCGCGCGCAGCCGGCCTCGAGATCACGACCGCGCCCTCGGGCCAGAAGATCCGCATCGGCCGCCGCAACGCCCGCGCCGGCGAGACCGAGCAATTTCTCGCCGCGCTGGTTCGCGCCAATCGCGCGATCGACGACGCCGCGCGGCGGTTCGACGTCTCCTGTGCCTCCGTGCTGCCGAAGGACCTCGGCGACTGGGCCGACACGGTGGAATTTGTGCTGGGCGCCAGTTTCGCGGGCAAGGATTTGAAAGATGTCTCCGTCGGCGACAAGGCCCGCGCGCAGGATCGCAATACCGCGATCGGCTGTCGTCAGGGATTGGGCACGCTGATCGCAAAGCTCGGCGAGCAGGTGCCGCTGTCGCTGTCGACACCGGCCAATCGCATTGTCTGGAGCAACCGCGATGTCAGCGTGGAAACGCCGGCGGGAAGGATCACCGCGCGTGCCGCGGTGGTCACTGCGTCGACCAACGTGCTGGCCGCCGGCAATATCAAGTTCGCGCCTGATATCCCGAAGCGTATGCTCGACGCGGCTTCGAAACTGAGCCTCGGCAGCTACGACCGGATCGCGCTGCAGATGGCGGGCAATCCGCTGGGCCTCGCCCGTGACGACGTCGTTATCGAACAGAGCAATTCGACGAAGACAGCGCTGATATCAGCCAATATCGGCGGGTCGTCGCTCTGCACGATAGACGTCGGCGGTTCGTTCGGCCGCGATCTCTCCGCGCAGGGCGAGAAGGCCATGGTGGCGTTTGCGGTGGAATGGCTGACGAAACTGTACGGCAGCGAGGCTGCGGCCGCGGTGAAGAAGTCGAGCGCGACGCGCTGGAACGCCGCGCCGTTCGCGCTCGGCGCGATGTCGGCGGCCGGGCCCGGCGGGCAGTCCTCGCGAAAGGCTTTGGCCGAACCGTTCGGCTGCATCTATCTGGCCGGCGAGGCCACCCATGAAACGCTATGGGGTACGATCGACGGCGCCTGGGAAAGCGGCGAGCGCGCTGCGGAATCGGCGTTGCGGCGGATCGGTGCATTGAAGGATCCCGAGCCGGAGGCGCGGCCGGCGAAACAGCGGCGGCGCGGGCAGGGATCCTCGATCAACTGA
- a CDS encoding lipo-like protein, whose translation MGVMLDTIGQVIAGYLQKEVPGYEPFTPSDPEHLRGVIEPGDVLLVEGNNRISGIIKYLTQSTWSHGALYVGPVDGAFEPDGEPHVLIEANIGEGVTSAPLSKYYPYHTRLCRPIGLSYEDRTTVCRYAINRIGFGYDTKNIVDLMRYLIPLPVPQRWRRRMIAFGSGDPTKIICSALIAQAFDAVRYPILPKITRAASRKARREILHIRDSSLYMPRDFDISPYFEIVKPTIVHGFDYTALHWADKQKPLQEVAGEFGVFPEVKSPPLVPEEIDQEAPLPAEEVTVEEVACETMMIERVTVSEHYLAVEYVPVRAPERRMKPREIVA comes from the coding sequence ATGGGCGTAATGCTCGATACGATCGGCCAGGTGATTGCGGGCTACCTGCAGAAGGAAGTCCCGGGCTATGAGCCGTTCACACCCAGCGACCCCGAGCATCTGCGCGGCGTCATCGAGCCCGGCGACGTGCTGCTGGTCGAAGGCAACAACCGCATCTCCGGCATCATCAAATACCTGACACAGTCCACCTGGTCGCACGGTGCGCTTTACGTCGGCCCGGTCGACGGCGCGTTCGAACCCGACGGCGAGCCGCACGTCCTGATCGAGGCCAATATCGGCGAAGGCGTGACCTCGGCGCCGCTGTCGAAATATTATCCCTATCACACCCGGCTCTGCCGCCCGATCGGCCTGTCCTATGAGGACCGCACCACGGTGTGCCGCTACGCCATCAACCGGATCGGCTTCGGCTACGACACCAAGAATATCGTCGACCTGATGCGTTATTTGATCCCGCTGCCGGTGCCGCAGCGCTGGCGCCGCCGCATGATCGCGTTCGGCTCCGGCGATCCCACCAAAATCATCTGCTCGGCGCTGATCGCGCAGGCGTTCGACGCCGTGCGCTACCCGATCCTGCCCAAGATCACGCGTGCCGCCTCAAGAAAGGCCCGGCGCGAGATCCTGCATATCCGCGATTCCTCGCTCTACATGCCGCGCGATTTCGACATCTCGCCCTATTTCGAAATCGTCAAACCCACCATCGTGCACGGCTTCGACTACACGGCCCTGCATTGGGCCGACAAGCAGAAGCCGCTCCAGGAGGTAGCGGGCGAATTCGGTGTGTTTCCAGAGGTCAAGTCGCCGCCGCTTGTTCCTGAAGAGATTGACCAAGAAGCGCCGCTTCCGGCTGAAGAAGTGACGGTTGAAGAAGTGGCCTGCGAAACGATGATGATCGAACGCGTCACCGTCTCGGAACATTATCTCGCTGTCGAATACGTCCCGGTCCGCGCGCCGGAGCGGCGCATGAAGCCGCGCGAGATCGTGGCGTAG
- a CDS encoding TonB-dependent receptor — MAVRRVLLRIFSATASSAVLMLPAEGQEWTASQPDQLPPVTITAPNATPPKRIARPKQPQNRGARSRTAVRSNQPVTAGAGGVTPGTSSDGAAALQPTAASAISFTGEQVNAVPFVRVGEALEVVPGLIVTQHSGEGKANQYFLRGFNLDHGTDLSIKVDGMPVNVPTHGHGQGYADINFLIPELIQSVNVRKGPYYADVGDFSSAGSVAIDYLNKLPKNLAEVTFGSFDYRRGVAAGSTAVGAGTMLAAVESIKYDGPWDVPDNVRKMNGVLRYSQGTATDGLTLTAMAYSNGWNSTDQVAQRAIDQGIIGRFGSLDPTDGGTASRFSLSGNWAQSSEYGQSKVNAYVVRSDLQLFNNFTYFLDNPVNGDQFNQLDRRTLGGFDARHAFDWRFGGFETQTRVGMQSRYDDIHVGLFKTEQRAVLSTVREDRVQEGNVGIWADTTTRWNDWLRTTVGIREDVFAGRVLSDTPENSGNAQATITSPKAGIVLGPWYKTEFYGNAGYGLHSNDIRGATITVDPIDKVTPQDRVPLLVRSKGAELGFRTKAIEGLTSSVAVFVLDFDSELLFVGDAGTTEASRPSRRVGVEWVNQYKPKPWLSFDLDVAYTRARFTDFDAAGNFIPGAPAWIASGAITLGSETGWFGALKARYFGPRPLIEDDSVRSLASLIFNARAGYRFDNGLKLQLDVLNLFNARTNQIEYYYLSRLPGEPIGGVADRHVHPAEPLAVRLTLAGRF, encoded by the coding sequence ATGGCGGTGCGCAGGGTCTTGTTGCGGATATTTTCCGCTACGGCTTCTTCTGCCGTTCTGATGCTCCCCGCCGAGGGGCAGGAGTGGACGGCGTCTCAGCCTGACCAGCTTCCACCGGTGACCATCACGGCTCCCAACGCAACGCCGCCCAAGCGGATCGCTCGGCCAAAACAGCCGCAAAATCGTGGTGCGCGGAGCAGAACCGCCGTTCGCTCGAACCAGCCGGTCACCGCGGGCGCAGGCGGCGTCACGCCCGGCACTTCATCCGATGGCGCCGCCGCCCTGCAGCCCACCGCCGCCAGCGCGATAAGCTTTACCGGCGAACAGGTGAACGCAGTGCCATTCGTGCGTGTCGGCGAGGCGCTGGAAGTCGTGCCCGGTCTGATCGTCACCCAGCATTCCGGAGAAGGTAAAGCCAATCAGTATTTCCTACGCGGCTTCAACCTTGACCACGGGACAGATCTCTCCATCAAGGTCGACGGCATGCCTGTCAACGTGCCAACGCATGGCCACGGGCAGGGCTACGCCGATATCAACTTCCTGATCCCTGAGCTGATTCAATCGGTGAATGTCCGCAAGGGTCCGTACTACGCCGATGTGGGCGATTTCAGCTCCGCCGGGTCCGTCGCGATCGACTACCTTAACAAGCTGCCGAAAAATCTAGCCGAGGTCACATTTGGCAGCTTCGATTACCGGCGCGGCGTGGCGGCGGGATCGACCGCGGTCGGCGCGGGCACGATGCTCGCGGCGGTCGAGAGCATCAAATACGATGGGCCGTGGGACGTTCCGGACAATGTGCGGAAAATGAACGGCGTGCTGCGCTACAGCCAGGGCACCGCGACCGATGGGCTCACGCTGACCGCGATGGCTTATTCCAACGGCTGGAATTCGACCGACCAGGTGGCGCAGCGCGCCATCGATCAGGGCATCATCGGCCGCTTCGGCTCGCTTGATCCCACCGATGGCGGGACGGCCAGCCGCTTCAGCCTGTCCGGCAATTGGGCGCAATCGAGCGAGTACGGCCAGAGCAAGGTCAACGCCTACGTCGTGCGCTCCGACCTGCAGCTCTTCAACAACTTCACTTATTTCCTCGATAATCCCGTCAATGGCGACCAGTTCAACCAGCTCGATCGCCGCACCCTTGGTGGCTTCGACGCACGGCATGCCTTCGATTGGCGGTTTGGCGGCTTCGAGACGCAAACCCGCGTCGGAATGCAAAGCCGCTACGACGACATCCATGTCGGTCTGTTCAAGACGGAGCAGCGTGCGGTGCTTTCGACCGTGCGCGAGGACCGCGTGCAGGAAGGCAATGTCGGCATCTGGGCCGACACAACGACGCGCTGGAACGACTGGCTGCGCACCACTGTTGGCATCCGCGAGGACGTTTTCGCCGGCCGCGTCCTCAGCGACACGCCGGAAAATTCAGGCAATGCCCAGGCGACGATAACGAGCCCGAAAGCCGGCATCGTGCTTGGCCCCTGGTACAAGACTGAGTTCTACGGCAATGCCGGCTACGGCCTGCACAGCAATGACATCCGCGGCGCGACGATCACGGTCGATCCGATCGACAAGGTGACGCCGCAGGATCGCGTGCCGCTATTGGTGCGATCGAAGGGCGCCGAGCTTGGCTTCCGCACGAAAGCGATCGAGGGACTCACAAGCTCGGTCGCTGTCTTTGTACTCGATTTCGACTCCGAACTGCTGTTCGTGGGCGACGCCGGCACCACTGAGGCCAGCCGGCCGAGCCGCCGGGTTGGCGTGGAGTGGGTGAACCAATACAAGCCGAAGCCGTGGCTATCATTCGATCTGGACGTTGCCTATACCCGCGCGCGCTTCACCGATTTCGATGCCGCCGGCAATTTCATCCCGGGCGCGCCGGCGTGGATCGCGAGCGGCGCAATCACCTTGGGCAGCGAGACTGGTTGGTTTGGTGCATTGAAGGCGCGCTATTTCGGCCCGCGTCCGCTGATTGAGGACGATAGCGTCCGTTCGCTGGCGTCGCTGATCTTCAACGCACGAGCCGGCTACCGCTTCGACAATGGTTTAAAACTGCAGCTCGACGTGCTCAATCTCTTCAACGCGCGGACCAACCAGATCGAGTATTACTATCTGTCGCGGTTGCCGGGCGAACCGATCGGCGGCGTCGCGGACCGGCATGTGCATCCGGCCGAGCCGCTGGCGGTGCGGCTGACGCTGGCGGGGAGGTTTTAG
- the nikR gene encoding nickel-responsive transcriptional regulator NikR, with the protein MQRITITIEDDLLAEIDAAAEARGYQNRSEIIRDLARAGLQQSAEDATPSGQCVAALVYVYDHAARDLSKRLVQNFHGRHDLSLATLHVHLDDDSCMEVTALKGGSGEVRHFADHIIAERGVRYGRVVMIPTASDKKPKARKHGHD; encoded by the coding sequence ATGCAACGGATCACCATCACCATTGAAGACGATCTGCTCGCCGAGATCGATGCGGCGGCGGAAGCCCGCGGCTATCAAAACCGCTCCGAGATCATCCGCGATCTCGCCCGCGCCGGACTGCAGCAAAGCGCCGAGGACGCAACTCCTTCAGGCCAATGCGTCGCTGCCCTAGTCTATGTCTACGATCACGCCGCGCGCGACCTGTCGAAACGGCTGGTGCAGAATTTCCACGGCCGCCACGATCTGTCGCTGGCGACGCTCCATGTCCATCTCGACGACGACTCCTGCATGGAGGTGACGGCGCTGAAGGGAGGGAGCGGCGAGGTCCGGCACTTTGCCGACCACATCATCGCCGAGCGCGGCGTGCGCTACGGCCGCGTGGTGATGATCCCGACGGCATCCGACAAGAAACCGAAGGCGCGCAAGCACGGCCACGACTAG